Proteins from a genomic interval of Streptomyces sp. NBC_00820:
- the trxB gene encoding thioredoxin-disulfide reductase, with the protein MSDVRDVIIIGSGPAGYTAALYTARASLKPLVFEGAVTAGGALVNTTEVENYPGFPDGIMGPELMEKMRAQAERFGAELIPDDVVSVDLAGDIKTVTDSAGDVYRAKSVIVATGSQHRKLGLPNEDALSGRGVSYCATCDGFFFKDQDIAVIGGGDTALEEATFLTRFARSVTVIHRRNTLRASKAMQERAFADPKIKFIWDTEVVEILGDPKLTGLKLRNLKTGEISDLPVTGLFIAIGHDPRSELFKGQLDLDPEGYLMVDAPSTRTNVPGVFGAGDVVDHTYRQAITAAGTGSASALDAERFLAARADEPELEPEKTSV; encoded by the coding sequence GTGAGCGACGTCCGTGACGTGATCATCATCGGCTCCGGGCCCGCCGGCTATACGGCGGCGCTCTACACCGCGCGCGCGTCGCTGAAGCCCTTGGTGTTCGAGGGCGCCGTCACGGCGGGCGGTGCGCTGGTGAACACCACCGAGGTGGAGAACTACCCGGGCTTTCCCGACGGCATCATGGGCCCGGAGCTCATGGAGAAGATGCGCGCCCAGGCCGAGCGTTTCGGTGCCGAGCTCATTCCGGACGATGTCGTCTCTGTCGACCTGGCGGGCGACATCAAGACCGTCACGGACTCCGCGGGCGACGTCTACAGGGCGAAGTCCGTCATCGTGGCCACCGGCTCGCAGCACCGCAAGCTGGGTCTGCCGAACGAGGACGCTCTCTCCGGCCGCGGTGTCTCCTACTGCGCCACCTGTGACGGGTTCTTCTTCAAGGACCAGGACATCGCCGTGATCGGTGGCGGTGACACCGCCTTGGAGGAGGCGACCTTCCTTACCCGGTTCGCCAGGTCCGTGACCGTCATCCACCGCCGGAACACCCTGCGCGCCTCCAAGGCGATGCAGGAGCGTGCCTTCGCCGACCCGAAGATCAAGTTCATCTGGGACACCGAGGTGGTCGAGATCCTGGGCGACCCGAAGCTGACCGGTCTGAAGCTGCGCAACCTCAAGACCGGCGAGATCTCGGACCTGCCGGTGACGGGTCTGTTCATCGCGATCGGCCACGACCCGCGCAGCGAGCTGTTCAAGGGCCAGCTGGACCTCGACCCCGAGGGCTACCTGATGGTCGACGCGCCCTCCACCCGGACCAACGTGCCAGGTGTCTTCGGCGCCGGCGACGTCGTCGACCACACCTACCGCCAGGCGATCACCGCCGCCGGAACCGGCAGCGCCTCCGCTCTCGATGCCGAGCGTTTCCTCGCCGCACGAGCGGACGAGCCGGAGCTGGAGCCGGAGAAGACCTCCGTCTGA
- a CDS encoding class I SAM-dependent methyltransferase produces MDSISANRRFWNQISGAYQHKHDPQIGATPRLWGTYAIPDAHLHALGDVTGKRVLELGCGAGQWSRVLAAEGATVVGLDLSEAQLAAAARAMGAARYPLVQGAAEHLPFAADSFDLVFCDYGGLSWAPPHLAVPQAARVLRRGGRLVFNVASPWFEACYDEAASRATTTLHQDYFGLDTIAEDQGAVSYQRTYGDWIKVLRGAGLVIDDLIEPRPEPGTANGYNQTDPPDWAHRWPAEMLWVTHKP; encoded by the coding sequence GTGGACAGCATCTCTGCCAACCGGCGGTTCTGGAATCAGATCAGCGGCGCCTACCAGCACAAGCACGACCCGCAGATCGGCGCGACGCCACGGCTGTGGGGCACGTACGCCATACCCGACGCGCACCTGCACGCCCTGGGCGACGTCACCGGCAAGCGCGTCCTCGAACTCGGCTGCGGCGCCGGCCAGTGGTCCAGGGTGCTCGCCGCTGAGGGCGCCACCGTGGTCGGGCTCGACCTGTCCGAAGCCCAGCTCGCCGCGGCGGCTCGCGCGATGGGAGCGGCCCGCTACCCGCTGGTGCAAGGCGCCGCCGAACACCTCCCGTTCGCCGCCGACAGCTTCGACCTGGTGTTCTGTGACTACGGCGGGCTCAGCTGGGCGCCCCCGCACCTGGCCGTCCCGCAGGCCGCACGCGTCCTGCGTCGCGGTGGGCGCCTGGTGTTCAACGTCGCCAGCCCATGGTTCGAAGCCTGCTACGACGAAGCCGCCAGCCGCGCGACCACGACGCTGCACCAGGACTACTTCGGGCTGGACACCATCGCCGAAGACCAGGGCGCCGTCAGCTATCAGCGCACCTACGGCGACTGGATCAAGGTCCTGCGCGGCGCAGGTCTCGTCATCGACGACCTCATCGAGCCGCGACCCGAACCCGGAACAGCCAACGGCTACAACCAAACCGACCCGCCTGACTGGGCACATCGCTGGCCGGCGGAAATGCTCTGGGTAACCCACAAACCGTAA
- a CDS encoding DUF488 domain-containing protein: MVNRICTVGHSTRDFGEVLAMLRNNEITCLVDVRSFPSSRKFPQWNQAEIIHALPDDIEYRWIPKLGGRRHTPAGVASANGAWQVKAFRDYADYMGSDEFKAGLDELLELAEHERPAIMCSEAVPWRCHRRLITDALIVAGAEVVDIMSPTATKPAVLHKNAQVHDGHLTYPPPC, from the coding sequence ATGGTGAACCGTATCTGCACGGTGGGACATTCGACACGTGATTTCGGCGAAGTGCTGGCGATGTTGCGGAACAACGAGATCACCTGCTTGGTGGATGTCCGTTCGTTCCCGTCGTCGAGGAAGTTTCCGCAATGGAACCAGGCGGAGATCATCCATGCCTTGCCTGACGACATCGAATACCGGTGGATCCCGAAACTGGGCGGCCGCCGGCACACCCCCGCGGGGGTGGCAAGCGCGAATGGCGCCTGGCAGGTGAAAGCGTTCCGTGACTACGCCGACTACATGGGCAGCGACGAATTCAAAGCGGGTCTGGACGAACTGCTCGAGCTGGCGGAACACGAGCGGCCGGCGATCATGTGCAGCGAGGCGGTGCCGTGGCGCTGCCATCGCAGGCTGATCACCGATGCGTTGATCGTGGCGGGCGCGGAGGTGGTGGACATCATGTCACCCACGGCGACGAAGCCGGCGGTCCTGCACAAGAACGCGCAGGTTCACGACGGACACCTGACCTACCCTCCACCCTGCTGA
- a CDS encoding transglycosylase SLT domain-containing protein, protein MTAIFATRRTARLRNLTLTGLVATGAAAAAVTLMPTSAFAAPAPQTTHPVTAVSHHTHTAAKSAGASGNLDSWIKQSLAIMKAKGIPGSYEGLHRNIMRESSGNPNAQNNWDVNAQKGIPSKGLLQVIDPTFNTYHVAGTAHSVTDPVANITAAANYAAHRYGSIDNVNSAY, encoded by the coding sequence TTGACTGCGATCTTTGCTACCCGCCGTACTGCCCGCCTGCGTAACCTCACCCTGACCGGCCTTGTGGCCACCGGTGCCGCGGCTGCCGCTGTGACGCTGATGCCGACGTCCGCGTTCGCCGCCCCGGCGCCGCAGACCACCCACCCGGTCACGGCCGTCTCCCACCACACGCACACCGCCGCCAAGAGCGCGGGTGCCTCGGGGAACCTGGACAGCTGGATCAAGCAGTCCCTCGCCATCATGAAGGCCAAGGGCATCCCCGGCAGCTACGAGGGCCTGCACCGCAACATCATGCGCGAGTCCAGCGGCAACCCCAACGCCCAGAACAACTGGGACGTCAACGCGCAGAAGGGCATCCCCTCCAAGGGCCTCCTGCAGGTGATCGACCCGACGTTCAACACCTACCACGTGGCCGGCACCGCGCACAGCGTGACCGACCCGGTGGCGAACATCACCGCGGCCGCCAACTACGCCGCACACCGCTACGGCTCGATCGACAACGTCAACTCCGCATACTGA
- a CDS encoding TetR/AcrR family transcriptional regulator: protein MTPYHHGNLRNQVLATAAELVAAAGPDALSLRDLARRAGVSHAAPTYHFKDRRGLFTALATQGFDLLAAALSAGEAGGRLDAAAGTYVGFAITHPGYYAVMFRLDLVHDTDAAFRAARRHVFDLLAARIDAGIPPTREAGRAATSEAVWSLVHGIAALTLAEALGTPDPVALARSTALRLVGTYGP, encoded by the coding sequence GTGACGCCGTACCATCACGGAAACCTGCGCAACCAGGTCTTGGCGACCGCCGCCGAGCTCGTCGCCGCCGCCGGCCCGGACGCGCTCTCGCTACGGGACCTGGCACGCCGGGCCGGCGTCTCGCATGCCGCGCCGACGTACCACTTCAAGGACCGGAGAGGGCTTTTCACCGCTCTGGCGACACAGGGCTTCGACCTGCTCGCCGCCGCCCTCAGCGCCGGAGAGGCAGGCGGCCGCCTGGACGCGGCCGCCGGAACCTACGTCGGATTCGCGATCACGCACCCCGGCTACTACGCCGTGATGTTCCGCCTGGATCTGGTCCACGACACCGACGCCGCCTTCCGCGCCGCACGCCGACACGTATTCGACCTGCTCGCAGCCAGGATCGACGCGGGCATCCCCCCGACGCGCGAGGCCGGCCGCGCCGCAACCAGCGAGGCGGTGTGGTCCCTCGTCCACGGAATCGCGGCACTCACCCTCGCCGAGGCACTCGGCACGCCGGACCCCGTCGCCCTCGCTCGGTCCACCGCACTACGACTGGTCGGCACGTACGGCCCGTAG
- the uvrB gene encoding excinuclease ABC subunit UvrB, which translates to MAFPSENRRITLADHTADEVIRAGRPFQVVSRHSPSGDQPQAIAELEAHVRAGESDVVLLGATGTGKSATTAWLIEKLQRPTLVLAPNKTLASQLANELRELFPHNAVEYFVSFYDHYRPESYAPSTDTYFAKESISNKEVDRLRHSATWSLLSRRDVIVVASVSCIYGLGTPQSYLDRSIRLAVGDTIDREDLLAALVDIQYTRTDSELTGGGFRVRGDTIDIHPAYERTMLRVELFGDTVERLTVADPDTGELREVVDKTRVFPATHYFAGPERMRAAADSIQAELAQRVSELRRGGKLLEAERLRERTEYDIELIRHTKVASGMENYSRHLDGRAPGTPPSTLLDYFPEDMLVVIDESHVTVPQLSGMSHGDAARKNTLVDHGFRLPSALDNRPLTWTEFAARCPQRVYLSATPGRFELTAARGAVVEQIIRPTGLLDPQVMVKPTAGQMEDLVAQIRERSTRGERTLVTTLTKRMSEELTDYFDSHGVRVRYLHSGVSTLRRVELLAELRRGDYDVLVGINLLREGLDLPEVSLVAILDADQDGIFRSDTALVQMIGRAARNVNGEVHMYADRMTPSMQRAIDETDRRRTLQAAHNRTHGIRPTALRKKIENTVAAQYPQAQHPTTGTSYNRRMATGKRAA; encoded by the coding sequence GTGGCATTTCCTTCCGAGAATCGGCGCATCACGCTCGCCGACCACACCGCCGACGAGGTCATCCGCGCCGGCCGACCGTTCCAGGTGGTCTCCCGCCACTCCCCGTCCGGCGACCAGCCGCAGGCGATCGCCGAGCTGGAAGCCCACGTGCGGGCCGGGGAGAGCGACGTGGTGCTCCTCGGTGCCACGGGCACCGGAAAGTCCGCGACGACCGCCTGGCTCATCGAGAAGCTGCAGCGGCCCACGCTCGTGCTCGCGCCGAACAAGACGCTCGCCAGCCAGCTCGCGAACGAGTTGCGTGAACTGTTCCCGCACAACGCGGTGGAGTACTTCGTCTCCTTCTACGACCATTACCGGCCCGAGTCGTACGCCCCGAGCACCGACACGTACTTCGCGAAGGAGTCGATCTCCAACAAGGAGGTCGACCGGCTGCGGCACTCGGCGACCTGGTCGCTGCTCAGCCGCCGCGACGTGATCGTCGTGGCGTCCGTCTCGTGCATCTACGGCCTCGGCACGCCTCAGTCCTACCTCGACCGTTCGATCCGGCTGGCGGTGGGCGACACCATCGATCGCGAGGATCTGCTCGCGGCGCTGGTCGACATCCAGTACACGCGCACCGACTCGGAGCTGACCGGGGGCGGCTTCCGCGTCCGCGGCGACACCATCGACATCCACCCCGCCTACGAGCGCACGATGCTGCGGGTGGAGCTGTTCGGCGACACGGTCGAACGGCTGACCGTCGCCGATCCGGACACCGGCGAGCTGCGCGAGGTCGTCGACAAGACGCGCGTCTTCCCCGCCACCCACTACTTCGCCGGCCCCGAGCGGATGCGCGCGGCGGCCGACTCGATCCAGGCCGAGCTCGCGCAGCGGGTCTCGGAGCTGCGTCGCGGCGGCAAGCTGCTCGAGGCCGAGCGGCTGCGGGAACGGACGGAATACGACATCGAACTGATCCGGCACACGAAAGTCGCCTCCGGGATGGAGAACTACTCCCGGCACCTGGACGGGCGCGCCCCGGGCACTCCTCCGTCCACGCTCCTGGACTACTTCCCCGAGGACATGCTCGTCGTCATCGACGAGTCACACGTGACGGTGCCGCAGCTGTCCGGTATGAGCCACGGCGACGCCGCGCGCAAGAACACCCTGGTCGACCACGGATTCCGGCTGCCTTCCGCGCTGGACAACCGTCCGCTGACGTGGACGGAGTTCGCCGCGCGATGCCCGCAGCGGGTCTACCTGTCCGCGACACCGGGCAGGTTCGAGCTGACCGCCGCGCGGGGCGCGGTCGTCGAGCAGATCATCCGGCCGACCGGACTGCTCGATCCGCAGGTGATGGTCAAGCCGACCGCCGGCCAGATGGAGGACCTGGTCGCGCAGATCCGCGAACGGTCCACCCGCGGCGAGCGGACCTTGGTGACGACGTTGACCAAGCGGATGTCGGAGGAGCTGACCGACTACTTCGACTCTCATGGAGTCCGCGTCCGCTACCTGCACTCCGGCGTCAGCACCCTGCGCCGCGTCGAACTGCTCGCCGAGCTGCGCCGCGGCGACTACGACGTGCTGGTCGGCATCAACCTCCTGCGTGAGGGACTCGACCTGCCGGAGGTCTCGCTGGTCGCGATCCTCGATGCCGACCAGGACGGAATCTTCCGCTCGGACACGGCGCTGGTCCAGATGATCGGCCGCGCGGCGCGCAACGTCAACGGCGAAGTGCACATGTACGCGGATCGGATGACGCCCTCGATGCAGCGCGCCATCGACGAGACCGACCGGCGCCGGACGCTGCAGGCAGCCCACAACCGGACACACGGGATACGTCCGACCGCCCTGCGCAAGAAGATCGAGAACACGGTGGCCGCCCAATACCCGCAGGCACAGCACCCGACCACCGGCACGTCCTACAACCGCAGGATGGCGACAGGCAAACGGGCCGCTTGA
- a CDS encoding fic family toxin-antitoxin system, toxin component, with protein sequence MDLNIDVPWILQVAEAAGANDPAPDDYGVPISAVARHRAELFEQAVYDGPYAKAAALVHTLGRCRWLERSNLAVAAATGVMYLEAAGITVKPAREDAIALKGLLLDPACTAGKIAALLRAWPTIT encoded by the coding sequence ATGGATCTGAACATCGACGTGCCCTGGATCCTGCAGGTCGCCGAGGCTGCCGGAGCGAACGATCCGGCACCTGACGACTACGGAGTTCCCATCTCGGCGGTCGCCCGCCACCGGGCCGAGCTGTTCGAGCAGGCCGTCTACGACGGCCCCTACGCCAAAGCCGCCGCCCTGGTGCACACACTGGGCCGGTGCCGCTGGCTGGAGCGCTCCAACCTCGCAGTCGCCGCCGCCACCGGCGTGATGTACCTCGAGGCCGCCGGAATCACGGTCAAACCCGCCCGCGAGGACGCCATCGCGCTCAAGGGCCTGCTCCTCGACCCGGCCTGCACCGCCGGGAAGATCGCCGCCCTGCTGCGGGCCTGGCCCACCATCACCTGA
- a CDS encoding discoidin domain-containing protein — protein MTSPPNGRSLRRGMAAAVSLALAAAGTVVAVALAPDALAAGVPAPSPVGISGRGATVPFKEQEAEYAATNGTLIGPDRLYGHLPSEASGRQAVTLDATGEYVEFTLAAPANAMSFRYSLPDNSAGTGRDASLDLKINGTQLKTVPVTSKYGWYYGGYPFNNNPGDTNPHHFYDETRTLLGSTLPIGTKVRLQVSSTSASPTFTIDLADFEQVGAPIGKPSGALDVVSDFGADPTGAADSTAKIQAAVDAGKAQGKTVYIPQGTFQVRDHIVVDQVTLAGAGPWYSVLTGRDPVNRAKAVGVYGKYANQGGSKNVTLKDFAILGDIRERVDDDQVNAIGGALSNSTVDDVWMQHTKCGAWMDGPMDNFTIKNSRILDQTADGVNFHMGVTNSTVTNTFVRNTGDDGLAMWAENVPNVKNKFTFNTVILPILANNIVTYGGKDITISDNVMADTITNGGGLHVANRYPGVNSGQGTAVSGTTTAARNTLIRTGNNDYNWQFGVGAVWFSGLNEALDATINIADSEILDSSYAAIMNIEGATKGLHFENVRIDGTGTYALQIQSTGTASFTNVTATHVAQSNPIHNCVGSGFVITRGAGNSGWYADPPACTGTWPAPQWTNGGVPGGGTPPTDPPTDPPTDPTVNLAKNQPVTETSHTDVYPASKAVDGNADTYWESANNAFPQSVTVDLGAAKTVKRVVLKLPPAAAWATRTQTLSVLGSTDNSTFSTLKSSAGYTFDPSSGNTTTIALTGTATRYLRVTITGNTGWPAAQLAELEAYTG, from the coding sequence GTGACTTCACCCCCCAATGGCAGATCCCTGCGCCGAGGCATGGCTGCGGCCGTGTCCCTCGCGCTCGCCGCGGCCGGCACGGTCGTCGCCGTGGCACTCGCACCCGACGCCCTCGCGGCCGGGGTGCCCGCGCCTTCCCCGGTCGGCATATCCGGCCGCGGCGCTACCGTCCCGTTCAAGGAGCAGGAGGCCGAGTACGCCGCCACCAACGGCACCCTCATCGGCCCGGACCGCCTCTACGGGCATCTCCCCTCCGAGGCGTCCGGGCGGCAGGCGGTGACACTGGACGCGACGGGCGAGTACGTCGAGTTCACCCTGGCAGCGCCGGCCAACGCGATGTCGTTCCGCTATTCACTGCCCGACAACTCCGCCGGTACCGGCCGCGACGCGAGCCTCGACCTGAAGATCAACGGAACCCAGCTCAAGACCGTCCCGGTGACCTCCAAGTACGGCTGGTACTACGGCGGTTATCCGTTCAACAACAACCCGGGCGACACCAACCCCCACCACTTCTACGACGAGACCCGCACCCTGCTCGGCTCGACCCTGCCGATCGGGACCAAGGTGCGCCTGCAGGTGTCGTCCACCAGCGCCTCACCGACGTTCACCATCGACCTCGCGGACTTCGAGCAGGTGGGCGCCCCCATCGGCAAGCCGTCCGGAGCCCTGGACGTCGTCAGCGACTTCGGCGCCGACCCGACCGGAGCGGCCGACTCGACCGCCAAGATCCAGGCGGCGGTCGACGCGGGCAAGGCACAGGGCAAGACCGTCTACATCCCCCAGGGCACCTTCCAGGTGCGCGACCACATCGTCGTCGACCAGGTGACACTGGCCGGCGCGGGCCCCTGGTACAGCGTCCTCACCGGCCGCGACCCGGTGAACCGGGCCAAGGCCGTGGGCGTGTACGGCAAGTACGCGAACCAGGGCGGCAGCAAGAACGTCACGCTCAAGGACTTCGCCATTCTCGGAGACATCCGCGAGCGCGTCGACGACGACCAGGTGAACGCCATCGGCGGCGCGCTGTCCAACTCCACCGTCGACGACGTGTGGATGCAGCACACCAAGTGCGGGGCCTGGATGGACGGGCCGATGGACAATTTCACCATCAAGAACAGCCGCATCCTCGACCAGACCGCGGACGGCGTGAACTTCCACATGGGCGTCACCAACTCCACGGTCACCAACACGTTCGTACGCAACACCGGTGACGACGGCCTGGCGATGTGGGCGGAGAACGTCCCGAACGTCAAGAACAAGTTCACCTTCAACACGGTGATCCTGCCGATCCTCGCCAACAACATCGTCACGTACGGCGGCAAGGACATCACCATCTCGGACAACGTGATGGCGGACACGATCACCAACGGCGGCGGCCTGCACGTCGCCAACCGGTATCCCGGTGTCAACTCCGGTCAGGGCACGGCCGTTTCCGGCACCACGACGGCCGCCCGCAACACCCTGATCCGGACCGGGAACAACGACTACAACTGGCAGTTCGGCGTGGGCGCGGTCTGGTTCAGCGGCCTCAACGAGGCCCTGGACGCGACGATCAACATCGCGGACAGCGAGATCCTCGACAGTTCCTACGCCGCCATCATGAACATCGAGGGCGCGACGAAGGGGCTGCACTTCGAGAACGTCCGGATCGACGGGACGGGTACCTACGCCCTGCAGATCCAGTCGACGGGCACGGCCTCCTTCACCAACGTCACGGCCACACACGTCGCCCAGTCCAACCCCATCCACAACTGCGTCGGTTCCGGCTTCGTCATCACCCGCGGGGCCGGCAACAGTGGCTGGTACGCGGACCCGCCCGCCTGCACCGGAACCTGGCCGGCTCCGCAGTGGACCAACGGCGGAGTCCCCGGCGGAGGCACGCCGCCGACCGACCCGCCCACCGATCCTCCGACGGACCCGACCGTCAACCTCGCCAAGAACCAGCCGGTCACCGAGACGAGTCACACCGACGTCTACCCCGCCTCCAAGGCCGTGGACGGCAACGCGGACACGTACTGGGAAAGCGCCAACAACGCCTTCCCGCAGTCCGTCACCGTCGACCTGGGCGCCGCGAAGACGGTCAAGCGTGTCGTGCTCAAGCTGCCGCCGGCAGCGGCGTGGGCCACGCGCACCCAGACGCTGAGCGTCCTCGGCAGCACCGACAACTCCACGTTCAGCACGCTCAAGTCGTCGGCGGGATACACGTTCGACCCGTCGAGCGGCAACACCACGACCATCGCCCTGACCGGCACTGCGACCCGCTACCTCCGTGTGACCATCACCGGCAACACCGGCTGGCCTGCGGCACAACTCGCCGAACTGGAGGCCTACACCGGCTGA
- a CDS encoding DUF6924 domain-containing protein has translation MRSPPTCEPGTPQSGWHEASAHGEGRGVVYLADRVTMQETPVTLLALSLLTRDRCESDEEFEAYGGAFRVMPYGIHEMNANLMIANLDFGDFADAARNDPEGVFRGFAG, from the coding sequence GTGAGGTCGCCGCCTACCTGCGAGCCCGGTACGCCCCAGAGCGGCTGGCACGAGGCATCCGCGCACGGAGAGGGCCGCGGCGTCGTCTACCTCGCCGACCGCGTCACCATGCAGGAGACCCCTGTCACGTTGCTGGCGTTGTCCCTGCTGACCAGGGATCGGTGCGAAAGTGACGAGGAGTTCGAGGCGTACGGCGGCGCGTTCCGCGTGATGCCGTACGGAATCCACGAGATGAACGCGAACCTGATGATCGCCAACCTGGACTTCGGCGATTTCGCCGACGCGGCCAGGAATGATCCCGAGGGCGTCTTCCGAGGATTTGCCGGCTGA
- a CDS encoding nuclear transport factor 2 family protein, translated as MNVDRESSVAEVIERELQLLSPAGRSSRALADQLLDPEFVEVGASGRRWDRQSMLAALPVMQGAADDGPQYVPTEMTGTVLAPGIVHLTFETMLDGRRARRSSIWRKSDDASGWRMYYHQATPVPDA; from the coding sequence ATGAACGTGGACAGGGAAAGCAGCGTGGCCGAGGTCATCGAGCGAGAGTTGCAGTTGCTGAGTCCGGCCGGGCGGTCCTCCAGGGCATTGGCGGATCAACTCCTCGATCCGGAGTTCGTGGAAGTAGGCGCCTCGGGGCGCAGGTGGGATCGCCAGTCGATGCTCGCGGCGCTGCCGGTCATGCAGGGTGCGGCCGACGATGGCCCGCAGTACGTGCCTACCGAGATGACCGGCACCGTATTGGCGCCGGGGATTGTGCACCTGACGTTCGAAACCATGCTCGATGGCAGGCGAGCCCGGAGGAGCTCGATCTGGCGGAAGTCGGATGACGCCTCCGGTTGGCGGATGTACTACCACCAGGCCACGCCTGTGCCGGATGCATGA
- a CDS encoding TetR/AcrR family transcriptional regulator produces the protein MSQASSSYHHGDLRAACLRAARELLEEDGSAGLSLRAVARRAGVSATAPYRHYADRDALVSAVAAEGYRELAEHLSAAHPLPTTPDELAAIAVAYVRFALERPAMFRVMFAEPCDPTSEERVSATAAISEYVRGVVRGAFPGADPDALATTVWALVHGLAFLHLDGKLDTSTPEVVADQVRAAVHALFTAPAAMSQAAAASDRQAPV, from the coding sequence ATGTCGCAAGCGAGCAGCTCGTATCACCACGGCGATCTGCGCGCCGCCTGCCTGCGCGCCGCGCGGGAACTGCTGGAGGAGGACGGCAGCGCCGGGCTGTCGCTGCGGGCGGTTGCGCGGCGGGCGGGAGTGTCGGCGACGGCTCCCTACCGCCATTACGCGGACCGTGACGCGCTGGTCTCCGCTGTCGCCGCGGAGGGCTACCGCGAACTCGCCGAACATCTGTCCGCGGCGCATCCCTTGCCCACGACTCCCGACGAGCTCGCCGCGATCGCCGTTGCCTACGTGCGTTTCGCACTGGAGCGCCCGGCGATGTTCCGGGTGATGTTCGCCGAGCCCTGTGATCCGACCAGCGAGGAACGGGTCAGCGCGACCGCTGCCATCTCGGAGTACGTCCGGGGTGTCGTCCGCGGCGCGTTCCCCGGCGCCGATCCGGACGCGCTTGCGACGACGGTATGGGCCCTCGTCCACGGCCTGGCGTTCCTGCACCTGGACGGCAAGCTCGACACCTCCACCCCCGAGGTGGTCGCCGACCAGGTCCGCGCCGCCGTCCATGCACTGTTCACCGCCCCTGCGGCGATGTCACAGGCGGCAGCCGCATCGGACAGGCAGGCGCCGGTATAG
- a CDS encoding NADH:flavin oxidoreductase/NADH oxidase family protein: MTSELFSPLSLRSGQVLNNRIAKAAMEENMAGDGQLPDKELIGLYRRWAKGGSGLLITGNVMVHAEALTGPAGVVLDEAAPLEPFVEWAKAGKAGGGAIWMQINHPGRQIGSDMPGVVWGPSAVALDLGKHSSRFGKPVAMTPEQIQATVTRYAVTAQRAEQAGFDGVEVHAAHGYLLSQFLSPLVNKRTDQWGGSLENRARMLLDVVRAVRAAVSPSFAVAVKLNSADFQRGGFDADDARQVIEMLAPLAVDLVELSGGSYESPAMSGRAADARTQAREAYFLDLAKDLVKTSPLPLMLTGGITRRETADRVLDSGVAVIGMGTALAVTPDLPDRWRHGREADDQLRPVTWSDKALASAAGMAQVRHQMRRIARGSRPTPHTHPAIALISEQRKQRRALRRYRAWLSASQGAA; this comes from the coding sequence ATGACCAGCGAGCTGTTCTCGCCATTGTCCCTGCGCTCCGGCCAGGTACTGAACAACCGGATCGCCAAGGCGGCCATGGAGGAGAACATGGCCGGCGACGGCCAGCTCCCCGACAAGGAGCTGATCGGGCTGTACCGCCGCTGGGCGAAGGGCGGCAGCGGACTGCTCATCACCGGCAACGTCATGGTCCACGCCGAGGCACTGACCGGCCCCGCCGGCGTGGTGCTCGACGAGGCCGCGCCGCTGGAGCCGTTCGTCGAGTGGGCCAAGGCCGGCAAGGCCGGTGGCGGGGCGATCTGGATGCAGATCAACCACCCCGGTCGCCAGATCGGGTCCGACATGCCCGGCGTCGTATGGGGCCCGTCCGCGGTTGCCCTCGACCTGGGCAAGCACAGCAGCCGCTTCGGCAAGCCCGTCGCCATGACCCCCGAGCAGATCCAGGCCACCGTGACCCGGTACGCGGTCACCGCCCAACGCGCCGAACAGGCCGGTTTCGACGGTGTTGAGGTCCACGCCGCGCACGGCTACCTGCTCTCACAGTTCCTCTCCCCCCTGGTCAACAAGCGCACCGACCAGTGGGGCGGCTCGCTGGAGAACCGGGCCCGAATGCTGCTGGACGTGGTCCGCGCCGTGCGCGCCGCCGTCTCCCCGTCCTTCGCGGTCGCCGTGAAGCTCAACTCCGCCGACTTCCAGCGCGGCGGCTTCGACGCCGACGACGCACGCCAGGTGATCGAGATGCTCGCACCGCTCGCCGTCGACCTGGTCGAACTGTCCGGCGGCAGCTACGAGAGCCCGGCGATGTCCGGCCGCGCCGCCGACGCGCGCACCCAGGCCCGCGAGGCCTACTTCCTCGACCTCGCGAAGGACCTGGTCAAGACCAGCCCGCTGCCGCTGATGCTCACCGGCGGCATCACCCGACGCGAGACCGCCGACAGGGTCCTCGACAGCGGCGTGGCGGTCATCGGCATGGGCACCGCCCTCGCCGTCACCCCGGACCTGCCCGACCGCTGGCGCCACGGCCGCGAGGCCGACGACCAGCTGCGACCGGTCACCTGGTCCGACAAGGCCCTCGCCTCTGCCGCCGGCATGGCACAGGTCCGCCACCAGATGCGCCGCATCGCCCGCGGAAGCCGCCCCACGCCGCACACCCACCCGGCGATCGCCCTCATCTCCGAGCAGCGAAAGCAGCGACGGGCCCTGCGCCGCTACCGCGCCTGGCTGTCCGCCTCACAGGGCGCCGCGTAA